A genomic segment from Yimella sp. cx-51 encodes:
- the topA gene encoding type I DNA topoisomerase: MSRKLVIVESPAKAKKIGSYLGSDYVVDASAGHIRDLPTPSEMPADMKKGPFGKFAVNVDDGFEPYYVVDADKKKKVAELKRALKEADELYLATDEDREGEAIAWHLLEVLKPKVPVRRMVFHEITKEAIQRAANNTRELDTSLVDAQETRRILDRLYGYEVSPVLWRKVRQGLSAGRVQSVVTRMIVERERERMAFRAASYWDVDGVFSPGSNQDFSARLTSVDGKRVATGRDFNDSGELTAKEVVHLDGQRAGAIAEAVAAGHAQVSSVQEKPYTRRPSAPFTTSTLQQEASRKLRLSSRDAMRAAQRLYENGYITYMRTDSVTLSESALTAARTQARDLYGAQYVPDAPRRYAGKAKGAQEAHEAIRPAGDRFRTPAQVAGELRGTEFALYELIWKRTVASQMADARGSTATVKLQVPIDAADAKLVEFTASGTVITFRGFLAAYEEGRDVERNSDDNTERRLPKLSEGVRLEVLEAEAKGHETSPPPRYTEASIVKAMEEKGIGRPSTYEPTIATITNRGYIAKRGSALIPTWTAFAVVRLMEQHFPSLVDYDFTASMEADLDKIAAGDEQRVAWLTQFYFGDKQESREGLRQMVDDLGEIDAREISTIRIGEGIAVRVGRYGPYVEELIPAGIDPATGEVAEGVEVPENKDPRRASITDDIAPDEMTPAKARELLEQSDDDGRVLGQDPASGHDIVAKAGRYGPYVTEVLPAPPEPQTPAGEKPKRAKKVAGPKPRTASLFKDMELGSIDLETALKLLSLPRVVGSTTDDKGESVDITAQNGRYGPYLKKGTDSRSLQTESQIFDITLEEALAIYAQPKQRGRAAAPPLKELGADPVSGKPVVVKDGRFGPYVTDGETNATLRKDDDPTTITPERGFELLADKRAKGPTTRKRAAKKTTKKAAAKKTTAKKAPAKKAAAKKTAKSS, from the coding sequence GTGTCACGCAAACTCGTCATCGTCGAGTCGCCCGCCAAGGCGAAGAAGATCGGCAGTTACCTCGGATCCGACTACGTAGTCGACGCCAGTGCCGGCCACATCCGCGACCTGCCGACCCCGTCGGAGATGCCGGCCGACATGAAGAAGGGGCCCTTCGGCAAGTTCGCGGTCAACGTGGACGACGGTTTCGAGCCCTACTACGTGGTCGATGCCGACAAGAAGAAGAAGGTCGCCGAGCTCAAGCGCGCCCTGAAAGAGGCTGACGAGCTCTACCTCGCCACCGATGAGGACCGCGAGGGCGAGGCCATCGCGTGGCACCTGCTCGAAGTGCTCAAGCCCAAGGTGCCGGTGCGCCGCATGGTTTTCCACGAGATCACCAAGGAAGCCATCCAGCGCGCGGCCAACAACACCCGCGAACTCGACACCTCTCTGGTCGACGCCCAGGAAACCCGCCGCATCCTCGACCGTCTCTACGGATACGAGGTCAGCCCGGTGCTGTGGCGCAAGGTGCGACAGGGCCTGTCGGCCGGCCGCGTCCAGTCGGTCGTCACTCGCATGATCGTCGAGCGCGAACGTGAGCGCATGGCCTTCCGCGCTGCGTCCTACTGGGACGTCGACGGTGTCTTCTCCCCGGGCAGCAACCAGGACTTCAGCGCCCGCCTCACGTCGGTGGACGGTAAACGGGTGGCCACCGGTCGCGACTTCAACGACTCCGGTGAGCTCACTGCCAAGGAGGTCGTGCACCTCGACGGCCAGCGCGCCGGTGCCATCGCCGAAGCCGTGGCGGCCGGTCACGCGCAGGTCAGCTCGGTGCAGGAGAAGCCCTACACCCGTCGTCCCAGCGCGCCGTTCACCACCTCGACGCTGCAGCAGGAGGCCAGCCGCAAGCTGCGCCTGAGCAGCCGCGACGCCATGCGCGCGGCCCAGCGGTTGTACGAGAACGGCTACATCACCTACATGCGTACCGACTCGGTGACGCTGTCGGAATCGGCGCTCACCGCCGCCCGCACGCAGGCCCGTGATCTGTACGGCGCGCAGTACGTGCCGGACGCCCCGCGCCGCTACGCCGGCAAGGCCAAGGGCGCGCAGGAGGCGCACGAGGCGATCCGCCCGGCCGGTGACCGCTTCCGCACCCCGGCTCAGGTGGCCGGCGAACTGCGCGGCACCGAGTTCGCGCTGTACGAACTCATCTGGAAGCGCACCGTCGCCTCGCAAATGGCGGACGCGCGCGGGTCGACCGCGACGGTCAAGCTGCAGGTGCCGATCGACGCCGCCGACGCCAAGCTCGTGGAGTTCACCGCCAGCGGCACCGTCATCACCTTCCGCGGCTTCCTGGCCGCCTACGAAGAAGGCCGCGACGTCGAGCGCAACAGCGACGACAACACCGAGCGTCGCCTGCCCAAGCTCTCCGAAGGCGTGCGCCTGGAGGTGTTGGAGGCCGAGGCCAAGGGCCACGAGACCTCCCCGCCGCCGCGCTACACCGAGGCTTCGATCGTGAAGGCCATGGAGGAGAAGGGCATCGGACGCCCTTCCACCTACGAGCCCACGATCGCCACCATCACCAACCGCGGTTACATCGCCAAGCGCGGGTCTGCGCTCATTCCCACCTGGACGGCGTTCGCGGTCGTCCGGCTGATGGAGCAGCACTTCCCGAGCCTGGTCGACTACGACTTCACCGCCTCGATGGAGGCCGACCTCGACAAGATCGCCGCCGGCGACGAGCAGCGGGTGGCGTGGCTGACGCAGTTCTACTTCGGTGACAAGCAGGAGTCGCGCGAAGGTCTGCGGCAGATGGTCGACGACCTCGGCGAGATCGACGCCCGCGAGATCTCCACGATCCGCATCGGCGAAGGCATCGCGGTGCGTGTGGGCCGCTACGGCCCGTACGTCGAAGAGCTCATCCCGGCCGGCATCGACCCCGCCACCGGTGAGGTCGCCGAGGGCGTCGAAGTGCCGGAGAACAAAGACCCGCGCCGCGCGTCCATCACCGACGACATCGCCCCCGACGAGATGACGCCTGCGAAGGCGCGCGAACTGCTCGAGCAGTCGGACGACGACGGACGCGTGCTCGGTCAAGACCCGGCCTCCGGTCACGACATCGTGGCCAAGGCCGGTCGCTACGGCCCGTACGTCACCGAGGTGCTCCCGGCGCCGCCGGAGCCGCAGACCCCGGCGGGGGAGAAGCCCAAGCGCGCCAAGAAGGTGGCCGGGCCCAAGCCGCGCACCGCGTCGCTGTTCAAGGACATGGAGCTCGGGTCGATCGATCTGGAGACCGCGCTGAAGCTGCTCAGCTTGCCGCGAGTGGTCGGTTCGACCACCGACGACAAGGGTGAGTCGGTCGACATCACCGCGCAGAACGGTCGCTACGGGCCGTACCTGAAGAAGGGCACCGACTCCCGGTCCTTGCAGACCGAGTCGCAGATCTTCGACATCACGCTCGAGGAGGCACTGGCGATCTACGCCCAGCCCAAGCAGCGCGGCCGGGCTGCCGCGCCGCCGCTGAAGGAACTCGGCGCCGACCCCGTGTCCGGCAAGCCGGTGGTGGTCAAGGACGGCCGCTTCGGTCCGTACGTCACCGACGGCGAGACCAACGCGACGCTGCGCAAGGACGACGACCCGACCACGATCACCCCCGAGCGTGGCTTCGAACTGCTCGCCGACAAGCGAGCCAAGGGCCCGACGACGCGCAAGCGGGCGGCCAAGAAGACCACCAAGAAGGCCGCTGCGAAGAAGACGACCGCCAAGAAGGCTCCGGCCAAGAAGGCGGCTGCGAAGAAGACCGCCAAGTCGTCGTGA
- a CDS encoding polysaccharide lyase family protein: MSSATHLGAPWRQAEHAPVAMPGIGSVRLAWQVFCSALAYEVHATQGRRDDWHPDADTLVGVSTTTRFVHRGLGRTASTWAYRVVAVDHEGVRFVTPVVTATTRTSVTVTGRPLATVGAFDGSGTELAMSSSGHVHYRTTFPRDVDFRYGFDRPEVHWSYVQPGPEDAWAGRCAHRFRLRFDLQDVPEHDVDFALWLVDRHPTRGGTAAVSVNGALVETLLFDDPLSDAAMRLVLPGAGAGPAVYERVIPRSVLQPGENVVDIVKDHGSWIAYDAIGVFARP; the protein is encoded by the coding sequence GTGAGTTCAGCGACGCATCTGGGTGCGCCGTGGCGCCAGGCCGAGCACGCGCCCGTGGCGATGCCCGGCATCGGCTCCGTGCGGCTCGCTTGGCAGGTGTTCTGTTCGGCCCTCGCGTACGAGGTGCATGCGACGCAAGGTCGCCGGGACGATTGGCACCCCGACGCGGACACGCTCGTCGGCGTGAGCACCACCACCCGCTTCGTCCACCGCGGCCTCGGGCGGACCGCGTCGACCTGGGCCTATCGCGTCGTCGCGGTCGATCACGAAGGCGTCCGCTTCGTCACGCCGGTCGTCACCGCCACCACCCGCACCTCGGTGACGGTCACCGGCCGACCGCTGGCGACCGTCGGCGCTTTCGACGGCAGCGGCACCGAACTCGCGATGAGCTCGTCCGGGCACGTCCATTACCGCACTACTTTTCCTCGCGACGTCGACTTCCGCTACGGCTTCGACCGTCCGGAGGTGCACTGGAGCTACGTGCAACCGGGGCCGGAGGACGCTTGGGCCGGACGCTGTGCCCACCGCTTCCGTCTGCGCTTCGACCTGCAGGATGTGCCCGAGCACGATGTCGACTTCGCGCTCTGGCTGGTCGACCGGCACCCGACACGAGGCGGCACCGCGGCCGTCTCGGTGAACGGCGCGCTCGTTGAGACATTGCTCTTCGACGATCCGCTCTCGGACGCCGCGATGCGGCTGGTGCTGCCGGGAGCCGGCGCCGGACCAGCCGTCTACGAACGTGTCATTCCGCGCTCGGTGCTGCAGCCGGGGGAGAACGTCGTTGACATCGTCAAGGACCACGGCAGCTGGATTGCCTACGACGCGATCGGGGTCTTCGCCCGTCCCTGA
- a CDS encoding alpha/beta hydrolase translates to MTSRSTRLRLAAASSTLALVATGCSGGSGDDASSTSPVGSSPSSLQTTESSSSSTAAGSADPAMAKFYSQKLTWADCEGVKCAKLTVPVDYANPGGATIQLALSKVPAKGKAKSSLVVNPGGPGASGYDYAAAADGIVTPQIREHFDVVGFDPRGVGRSAPITCYSDAQMDTLLGGDPTPDDKAEQKSVQTDVGKFAQACKDKAGPLLGHVSTVEVAKDMDVLRAALGHDKLDYLGLSYGTFIGSTYAGLFPAKVGRFVLDGVVPPDITSKEMDLGQAKGFETATRSYVQDCVSKGDCYLGSTVDQGLATIRDFLKKLDANPLPISGQGPVTKFTEGWASLGIAYGMYSKSSWPVLTFALKAAMNGDPNELMGMANQYAARDANGSYADNGMQSFYAVSCLDRASTNDLSAFEKSNTEFIKQAPTWGSMLAWGSLTCGEWKVPTTGKQQKITAAGAGPILVVGNTRDPATPYEFAQRLAGDLKNARLLTLDADGHTAYGQNSCINKAVDGYLMNGTLPAEGTKC, encoded by the coding sequence ATGACCTCCCGCTCCACCCGCCTGCGTTTGGCCGCTGCCTCCTCGACTCTCGCGCTGGTCGCCACAGGGTGTTCCGGCGGCTCGGGCGACGATGCGTCCTCCACCTCCCCGGTGGGCTCATCACCCTCGTCCCTGCAGACGACCGAGAGTTCTTCGTCGTCCACCGCTGCCGGTAGTGCCGACCCGGCGATGGCGAAGTTCTACTCCCAGAAGCTGACCTGGGCCGACTGCGAAGGCGTGAAATGCGCCAAGCTCACCGTGCCGGTCGACTACGCCAACCCCGGCGGCGCCACCATCCAGCTCGCGCTCTCCAAGGTGCCTGCCAAGGGCAAGGCGAAAAGCAGCCTGGTGGTCAACCCCGGCGGGCCGGGCGCCAGTGGCTACGACTACGCCGCCGCGGCCGACGGCATCGTCACCCCGCAGATCCGCGAGCACTTCGACGTCGTCGGCTTCGACCCACGCGGGGTCGGACGCTCGGCGCCGATCACCTGCTACTCCGACGCGCAGATGGACACCCTCCTCGGCGGCGACCCGACGCCCGACGACAAGGCCGAGCAGAAGTCGGTGCAGACCGATGTCGGCAAGTTCGCCCAGGCCTGCAAGGACAAGGCCGGCCCGCTGCTCGGTCACGTCTCCACTGTCGAAGTGGCCAAGGACATGGACGTGCTCCGAGCTGCCCTCGGACACGACAAGCTCGACTACCTGGGCCTTTCGTACGGCACGTTCATCGGGTCGACCTATGCCGGACTCTTCCCCGCCAAGGTGGGCAGGTTCGTGCTCGACGGTGTGGTGCCGCCCGACATCACCTCCAAGGAGATGGACCTCGGCCAGGCCAAGGGGTTCGAGACCGCCACCCGCAGTTATGTGCAGGATTGCGTCTCCAAGGGAGATTGCTACCTCGGGTCGACCGTCGACCAGGGCTTGGCCACGATCCGTGACTTCCTGAAGAAGCTGGACGCCAACCCGCTGCCGATCTCGGGGCAGGGCCCGGTCACGAAGTTCACCGAGGGCTGGGCGAGCCTGGGCATCGCGTACGGCATGTACTCCAAGTCGAGCTGGCCGGTGCTGACGTTCGCGCTCAAGGCAGCCATGAACGGCGACCCGAACGAACTCATGGGCATGGCCAACCAGTACGCCGCCCGTGACGCCAACGGCTCGTACGCCGACAACGGCATGCAGTCGTTCTACGCCGTCAGCTGCCTCGACCGTGCCTCGACGAATGACCTCAGCGCTTTCGAGAAGTCGAACACCGAGTTCATCAAGCAGGCACCGACGTGGGGCTCGATGCTGGCCTGGGGCTCGCTCACCTGCGGTGAGTGGAAGGTGCCCACGACCGGAAAGCAGCAGAAGATCACCGCCGCCGGCGCCGGCCCGATCCTTGTGGTCGGCAACACCCGCGACCCCGCCACCCCCTACGAGTTCGCGCAGCGACTGGCCGGCGACCTCAAGAACGCTCGTCTGCTGACGCTCGACGCCGACGGTCACACCGCGTACGGCCAGAACTCCTGCATCAACAAGGCGGTCGACGGCTACCTGATGAACGGCACACTGCCGGCCGAGGGCACCAAGTGCTGA
- the tmk gene encoding dTMP kinase — MSAAGSFIVFEGGDGAGKTTQIEALAQWLRDAGRQVTLTREPGGTALGQQIRQLLLHGDHVEPRAEALLFAADRAHHVATVVRPALERGDVVVQDRYFDSSVAYQGEGRDLDGADVLHLSLWATRELHPDLTVLLDVDPSVGRARRGDMHDRLEREADDFHSRVRHRFLALAQEAPERYLVLDAALPREVLADAIRERVAAALGDPT; from the coding sequence ATGTCTGCTGCCGGGTCGTTCATCGTGTTCGAAGGCGGCGACGGCGCCGGCAAGACCACCCAGATCGAAGCCCTGGCGCAGTGGCTGCGCGACGCAGGTCGACAGGTCACCCTGACCCGCGAGCCGGGCGGCACTGCGCTCGGGCAGCAGATCAGGCAGTTGTTGTTGCACGGCGATCACGTCGAGCCGCGCGCCGAAGCCCTGCTGTTCGCTGCCGACCGCGCCCACCACGTCGCCACCGTCGTGCGCCCGGCGCTCGAACGCGGCGATGTCGTGGTGCAGGATCGCTACTTCGACTCCTCGGTCGCCTACCAGGGGGAGGGCCGCGACCTCGACGGAGCCGACGTACTGCACCTGTCGCTCTGGGCCACCCGTGAGTTGCATCCCGACCTCACGGTGCTGCTCGACGTCGACCCGTCCGTGGGCCGTGCGCGTCGCGGCGACATGCACGACCGGCTCGAGCGCGAAGCCGACGACTTCCACAGCCGGGTGCGTCATCGTTTCCTCGCGCTCGCGCAGGAAGCTCCCGAGCGCTACCTGGTGCTCGACGCTGCGCTCCCGCGAGAAGTCCTGGCCGACGCCATCCGCGAACGCGTGGCCGCAGCGCTCGGAGATCCGACGTGA
- a CDS encoding DNA polymerase III subunit delta' codes for MSQVAQRADVWDDVIGQPDVVQTLQRAVTDPAAMTHAWLFTGPPGSGRSTAARAFAAALQCPDDGCGSCRECRTVLDGSHADLTVLATQGLSIQVKDARELARVAQHSPSVGPWQVILVEDADRLTERAADALLKALEEPVERTVWLLCAPSLEDVIITIRSRSRHVRLRTPPVDAVAQLLARRDGVPVEQGLLAAQAAQSHVGLAKRLATDAEARARRDSTLVLAASIQHLGDAMRAAEKLDALAKQESSAAAGERDAAERERLLQQLGADPGARTQPPHVRSQLASLEKEQKTRATRIGRDVIDRSLIDLMSVYRDALVVQTGSTVSLINEDHRELVRAIAQRPAEQLLAAMDAIGTARERIGANVPPLLALEAMMIGLIAAR; via the coding sequence GTGAGCCAGGTGGCCCAGCGGGCCGACGTGTGGGACGACGTCATCGGCCAGCCCGATGTCGTGCAGACCCTCCAGCGAGCGGTCACCGATCCCGCCGCGATGACCCACGCCTGGTTGTTCACCGGTCCGCCCGGGTCGGGCCGTTCGACGGCCGCTCGCGCCTTCGCCGCGGCGCTGCAGTGCCCGGACGACGGCTGCGGTTCGTGCCGCGAGTGCCGCACCGTGCTCGACGGCTCGCATGCCGACCTCACGGTGCTGGCAACGCAGGGGCTGTCGATCCAGGTGAAGGACGCCCGCGAACTGGCCCGCGTCGCACAGCACTCGCCGTCGGTCGGGCCGTGGCAGGTGATCCTCGTCGAGGACGCCGACCGGCTCACCGAGCGCGCCGCCGACGCCTTGCTCAAGGCGCTGGAGGAGCCGGTCGAGCGCACCGTCTGGCTGTTGTGCGCGCCCAGCCTCGAAGACGTCATCATCACCATCCGTAGCCGGTCGCGGCATGTGCGGCTGCGCACACCACCGGTCGATGCAGTGGCGCAGTTGCTCGCCCGCCGCGACGGGGTGCCGGTCGAGCAAGGGCTGTTGGCTGCGCAGGCGGCGCAGTCACATGTCGGTCTGGCCAAACGGCTCGCCACTGATGCCGAGGCCCGGGCCCGGCGCGACAGCACGCTGGTCCTTGCCGCCTCGATCCAGCATCTCGGCGACGCGATGCGCGCCGCTGAGAAACTCGACGCCCTCGCCAAGCAGGAGTCGAGCGCGGCAGCAGGGGAGCGTGACGCCGCCGAGCGCGAGCGCCTGCTGCAGCAACTGGGTGCCGACCCGGGCGCACGCACCCAACCGCCACACGTCCGCTCGCAGCTGGCCTCCTTGGAGAAGGAGCAGAAGACCCGCGCGACCCGCATCGGACGCGATGTCATTGACCGTTCACTGATCGATCTGATGTCGGTCTACCGCGACGCCCTGGTGGTGCAGACCGGCAGCACGGTGTCGCTCATCAACGAAGACCACCGCGAACTCGTACGCGCGATCGCCCAGCGTCCGGCCGAGCAACTGCTCGCAGCCATGGACGCCATCGGCACCGCCCGCGAGCGCATTGGCGCCAACGTCCCGCCACTGCTGGCGCTCGAGGCGATGATGATCGGTCTCATCGCGGCGCGCTGA
- a CDS encoding serine hydrolase, with translation MAPRSDHRLDHSLTRDLQRIALEAQNSSRTPAFVAGVAREGELVWTTAIGSASLADPSVQLDENTQFLVASNTKTFTAVMVLQLRDEGKLDLDDPIERHLPGVSHGSVTVRQLLIHGSGMQREPVGDVWDTLVFPDREGLVDGWNEAERIGRPHHAWHYSNLGFALLGELIARLDGRDWAESLQARLLDPIGLRRSTLTLQPPHTAQYYLAPFTDVPVSEPLLDKNATAAAGALCSTLGDMMRWHQFLLDPDESVLRKDTIAEMLTPQLMVDQSWTEGWGLGFQLSRIQGRTWFGHTGGLPGGITGFFSETGSGLSAGVLMNATNALAPDATAIALGSLVAERDPALPKPWVPGTSTPEGLTELTGRWFSEGIGFTFVIREGGLQGRLDRAAPTAAWSTFEQVEPDVFRTTGGREKGERLVVHRDANGAVRQMNWATYKFTREPLAFGE, from the coding sequence ATGGCACCTCGATCCGATCACCGTCTCGACCACTCCTTGACCCGTGACCTGCAGCGCATCGCGCTCGAAGCCCAGAACTCAAGTCGCACACCGGCATTCGTTGCCGGCGTGGCTCGCGAAGGCGAACTGGTGTGGACGACCGCGATCGGTTCGGCGAGCCTCGCCGACCCGAGCGTCCAGCTCGATGAGAACACCCAGTTCTTGGTCGCCTCCAACACCAAGACGTTCACCGCGGTGATGGTGCTGCAGTTGCGCGACGAGGGGAAGCTCGATCTCGACGACCCGATCGAGCGGCACCTGCCCGGTGTCTCCCACGGCTCGGTGACGGTGCGGCAACTGCTAATCCACGGCAGCGGCATGCAACGTGAACCCGTCGGGGACGTCTGGGACACACTGGTCTTCCCCGACCGCGAGGGCCTGGTGGACGGCTGGAACGAGGCCGAGCGCATCGGCCGACCGCACCACGCCTGGCACTACAGCAACCTGGGATTCGCACTGCTCGGAGAACTCATCGCGCGCCTCGACGGACGCGACTGGGCCGAGTCACTACAGGCCCGGTTGCTCGACCCGATCGGGCTGCGCCGATCGACGCTCACCCTCCAGCCCCCACACACCGCGCAGTACTACCTCGCGCCGTTCACCGACGTCCCGGTCAGCGAGCCGCTGCTGGACAAGAACGCAACCGCTGCCGCCGGTGCGCTGTGCAGCACCTTGGGCGACATGATGCGCTGGCACCAGTTCCTGCTCGACCCGGACGAGTCGGTGCTGCGCAAGGACACCATCGCCGAGATGCTCACGCCCCAGCTGATGGTCGACCAGAGTTGGACCGAGGGCTGGGGGCTGGGCTTCCAGCTGAGCCGCATCCAGGGACGCACGTGGTTCGGCCACACCGGCGGGCTGCCCGGCGGCATCACCGGATTCTTCTCCGAGACCGGCAGCGGCCTCAGCGCAGGCGTGCTGATGAACGCGACCAACGCCCTGGCCCCCGACGCGACCGCGATCGCCCTGGGCAGCCTTGTCGCAGAACGCGATCCGGCGCTGCCCAAGCCTTGGGTTCCGGGCACCTCCACACCGGAGGGGTTGACCGAGCTCACCGGACGGTGGTTCTCCGAAGGGATCGGTTTCACCTTCGTCATCCGGGAAGGCGGACTGCAGGGCCGGCTCGACCGGGCAGCACCGACTGCTGCGTGGTCGACCTTCGAGCAGGTCGAGCCGGACGTCTTCCGCACGACCGGAGGTCGGGAGAAGGGCGAACGACTGGTCGTGCATCGTGACGCCAATGGCGCTGTGCGGCAGATGAACTGGGCCACCTACAAGTTCACTCGCGAGCCGCTGGCCTTCGGCGAGTAG
- a CDS encoding HAD family hydrolase, whose amino-acid sequence MLNPFRPVVLFDFDGTLADTIPLIVESYHHTLRASALPPVDEVEVRSWIGRPLQPVFEERYPGRGAELTATYRDWNLAHHDELIVRVDGMPQLLKQLVHKGVRVGVVSSKRRSTVEQGLRVVALAEYIDVLVGMDETTAHKPDPAPLLFAAEVLAVDPSQCVYVGDADVDVLAAKAAGMASIAVTWGAGTADVLQSLEPDALVRDVTELERVLLPSG is encoded by the coding sequence GTGCTGAACCCGTTTCGTCCCGTCGTCCTCTTCGATTTCGACGGCACCCTGGCCGACACGATCCCGCTGATCGTCGAGTCGTACCACCACACGCTGCGCGCCTCGGCTCTCCCACCGGTGGACGAGGTGGAGGTGCGCTCCTGGATCGGACGCCCGCTGCAGCCCGTCTTCGAGGAGCGCTATCCCGGCCGCGGCGCGGAGCTGACCGCCACGTACCGCGATTGGAATCTCGCCCATCATGACGAGTTGATCGTCCGCGTCGACGGCATGCCGCAGCTGTTGAAACAGTTGGTGCACAAGGGTGTTCGCGTCGGTGTGGTGTCATCGAAGCGCAGGTCGACCGTCGAGCAGGGTCTGCGGGTGGTGGCCCTGGCCGAATACATCGACGTGCTCGTCGGTATGGATGAAACGACCGCGCACAAGCCTGATCCGGCTCCGTTGTTGTTCGCGGCCGAGGTGCTCGCGGTCGATCCTTCGCAGTGCGTCTACGTCGGTGATGCAGACGTCGACGTGTTGGCGGCGAAGGCCGCCGGGATGGCGTCGATAGCGGTCACCTGGGGCGCCGGTACCGCAGACGTGCTGCAATCACTCGAGCCGGACGCGCTGGTGCGC